In a single window of the Anguilla rostrata isolate EN2019 chromosome 6, ASM1855537v3, whole genome shotgun sequence genome:
- the LOC135257907 gene encoding adenosine receptor A2a-like, with the protein MNGTHNATLLTTPPDLVLSINMPYMVAELVIAALSTVGNLLVCLAVGLNRKMHTVTNYFLVSLAVADACVGGVAIPCAILTDMGIPRHNLYPCLLMLSVLIMLTESSIFSLLAVAVDRYLAIFLPFRYPTLMTPRNALLVILVTWVLSFLIGLVPLMGWHKTPPESGYCFFVFVVDMTYMVYFNFFGCVLAPLVIMFLIYARIFATVKRQARRIAAERGQGEAQARRAASMRTEAKTAASLFLVLFLFTVCWIPLHIINCFLLLCPSCPVPLPLLLTAIILSHANSAVNPFLYAYKMKSFRRSFKAIFLCCRVEMDQDDRIEDGDTTTHKS; encoded by the coding sequence ATGAACGGCACTCATAACGCCACGTTGCTGACCACGCCCCCTGACCTGGTGCTCTCCATCAATATGCCCTACATGGTGGCCGAGCTGGTGATCGCCGCCCTCTCCACCGTGGGCAACCTGCTGGTCTGCCTGGCCGTGGGGCTCAACAGGAAGATGCACACCGTCACAAACTACTTCCTGGTGTCGCTGGCCGTGGCGGACGCGTGCGTGGGCGGGGTGGCCATCCCTTGCGCCATCCTGACGGACATGGGCATCCCCCGGCACAACCTGTACCCGTGTTTGCTTATGCTGTCCGTGCTCATCATGCTCACTGAGAGCTCCATCTTCAGCCTGCTGGCCGTGGCTGTGGATCGCTACCTCGCCATCTTCCTGCCCTTCCGCTACCCTACCCTGATGACGCCCCGCAACGCCCTCCTGGTCATCCTGGTCACCTGGGTCCTGTCCTTCCTCATTGGCCTAGTGCCGCTCATGGGCTGGCACAAGACCCCGCCCGAGTCCGGCTACTGCTTCTTCGTCTTTGTGGTGGACATGACCTACATGGTCTACTTCAACTTCTTCGGCTGCGTGCTGGCGCCGCTGGTGATCATGTTCCTGATCTACGCGCGGATCTTCGCCACGGTGAAGCGGCAGGCCAGGCGGATCGCGGCCgagcgggggcagggggaggcgcAAGCCCGACGCGCCGCCAGCATGCGCACCGAGGCCAAGACCGCCGCCTCGCTCTTCCTGGTGCTCTTCCTCTTCACCGTCTGCTGGATCCCACTGCACATCATCAACTGCTTCCTGCTGCTGTGTCCGAGCTGTCccgtgcccctccccctcctgctgaCCGCCATCATCCTCTCCCACGCCAACTCCGCCGTCAACCCCTTCCTCTACGCCTACAAGATGAAGTCCTTCCGGCGCTCTTTCAAGGCCATCTTCCTCTGCTGTAGGGTTGAGATGGACCAGGACGACAGGATAGAAGATGGGGACACAACCACCCACAAGTCCTGA